TAAACAAGCTACCTCCAGCTAAAAATACTTAATTGAAGCAGACATGAGCAAAACCGCAGCAGCAAATAAAACAGCAACTAGCTATACTCCCTTAGCCATCTCTCCTGCACGGGTGCTGCGGGGTGAACATTGTTTGGCAAACTCAGGTCAAGAAATTGCCAAATTGGGTGTGCGTCCTTTGGTGATCGGCGGTAATAATACCCTGAAGACTATTAAGCCTTTTATAGAGCCTGTGCTGAAGGCTGAGAAACTAATTAGCCAATCTGCCAGCTATAGTCCAGATTGTGCCGAGTCTTCACTGATTAAATTAAAAAATTTAGCCACAGAACATCAGGCAGATTTAGTTATTGGTGTTGGTGGTGGCAAAGCTTTAGATACGGCGAAACTTTTGGCTCATCAGTGTGGTTTACCAATAGTTACCATTCCCACTTCTGGAGCTACCTGTGCTGCCTGGACGGCTTTATCAAATATTTATTCTGAGGCAGGAGCGTTTGAGTATGATGTAACTCTTAGCCGTTGTCCTGAGCTTTTGATTCTAGATTATGGTTTGGTGCGTACTGCTCCTCAAAGAACTTTGGTTGCAGGTATTGGCGACGCGATCGCTAAATGGTATGAGGCTTCAGTTAGTAGTGGTGAATCTTCAGCTACCTTGTTAATTTCGGCGGTACAGCAGGCGCGAATTTTGCGAGATATTCTATTCCAAAAATCGGCGATCGCTTTACAAAAACCTGATAGTAATGAATGGCGCGAAGTAGTTGACGCTACGGTTTTGCTGGCAGGGGTAATCGGCGGTCTTGGAGGAGCAGAATGTCGAACTGTAGCTGCTCACGCGGTTCATAATGGCTTGACCCATCTTGTAGAAGCTCATGACGTACTGCACGGAGAAAAGGTAGCCTACGGTATTCTAGTTCAGTTACGTTTAGAAGAAATGGTGCAGGGTAATATTTTGGCAGCATCATCCAGGCAACAGCTAATTAAGTTTTATACTGAAATTGGTCTGCCAAAAACTTTAGAAGATTTAGGATTAGAAAATATTAGCTTGGCTCAACTACGCAAGGTAGCAATTATCGCCACTCAGCCTCAATCGGATATTCATCGATTACCCTTTAGCGTATCTGCTGAACAGTTAACAGCAGCAATGGTTTCAACTACGGTAAAAACTGCTAAAGCTACTAGTACCGCTACGCGGAAGTAGCCAAGGGGTACCCCCCGCAGGGAGTACTGATTTATCGGCTTTGATAGATTATTCGACAGTCACTTTATTTACGCCGTCTACTGGGTAAGCTTTCATCCATCAAAGCTTGCTAGTTAAAACTGAGCAGCGGAAGCAAAATGGGGCAGGAATTGATATACGTTACAATAAACTCCAGATTATAAAATTGCAGTTGAGCGAAGCTTAGGTTAGGCGATCGCCCCAGCTAGACATTCTTCAATTTCTAAAACTTATAAGTATTTCTCTGTTTTGATTCTTATTTAACATGACCGTATCTCATCCCGTAGATTT
This DNA window, taken from Pleurocapsa sp. FMAR1, encodes the following:
- a CDS encoding iron-containing alcohol dehydrogenase family protein; this translates as MSKTAAANKTATSYTPLAISPARVLRGEHCLANSGQEIAKLGVRPLVIGGNNTLKTIKPFIEPVLKAEKLISQSASYSPDCAESSLIKLKNLATEHQADLVIGVGGGKALDTAKLLAHQCGLPIVTIPTSGATCAAWTALSNIYSEAGAFEYDVTLSRCPELLILDYGLVRTAPQRTLVAGIGDAIAKWYEASVSSGESSATLLISAVQQARILRDILFQKSAIALQKPDSNEWREVVDATVLLAGVIGGLGGAECRTVAAHAVHNGLTHLVEAHDVLHGEKVAYGILVQLRLEEMVQGNILAASSRQQLIKFYTEIGLPKTLEDLGLENISLAQLRKVAIIATQPQSDIHRLPFSVSAEQLTAAMVSTTVKTAKATSTATRK